The Leptotrichia sp. OH3620_COT-345 genomic sequence CTGATGACTTATTACTTCAGCCTCTTTCGGTGCTTCCTTATACGTTTTTAAAAATGCTTTTGATAGTTTCATTTTTACAGTATGGTAATTATTTTAATTTTTAAAATTACCATACATCTCCTTTCCCAAAATTTTATATTTCTTTTATTTTATCATATCTTTATAAATTTATTCAATTAATAAATCACTTTAAATTTGTCTGCATTATTTTATTAAAGAGTCCTTTCATTCTTTCTTCAGTTCATTTTTATTAAATTTTATTTCAGAAACAAGTACAGAAAGCATTATTAATCCGGCTCCTGTTATTACTTTTAAAGTCAGAACTTCTCCAAGGAGAAAGAAAGCGAATAAAGGAGCAAACAGTGATTCTGTTGTCAATACTATTGAAGCTCTTGTAGATGTAGTCCATTTCTGAAAATAAGTCTGCAATAAAAAAGGAATTGCCGTTGAAAATATTGTCAGGTACAGTATTGCGATTAATGACATCCCATGCAACGGTTTTATTTCTTTCATCCCTGAAATAAATAAAAGATTTAACAAAAACAAGACTCCTCCCACTATCATCTGTATAAAAACAAGATTTAATGTATAAATCCTTTCACTATAATATCCTGTTGAAGCAACTTGTGCTGCAAAAAATACGGCACATATTATAGTAAGGATATCTCCCTTATTCAGACTTGTCAAATTCATATTATTATCAAAACTCATTATCCCTACGCCCAGTATACACAAAACTGAAGCCAGAAATGTTGATCTATCAGGCCTTTCTTTATATATAAACCAAAAGAAGTAAGGAACTATAACTACATTAATCGCTGTAAAAAAAGCATTGTTGCTTGCAGTAGTCATTGTCATTCCATAAGTCTGGAGAGTATAGCCGAAAAACTGAAACATTCCTATTATTATTCCTGCCTTTAGATCATACAATGTTATTTTCTTCATCTTTCTACCGAATATAATATAAAGAATTGAAAATCCTCCTAAAAACCTTATTGTAAGAAGATAGAAAGGATCTATTCCTTCATTTAATCCTATTTTTACAAAAACAAATCCTAACCCCCATAAAACCCCTACTAAAAGCAAGCCCATATCGGCATTGTGCCTTTTCATTCTCTCCAAAACTCCTTTCTCGAATAATTTTAATTTTTTATTATTCCATTATTTTTTTATGAAATTTCTCATAAATGTCTCTCTTTAAAAATTCGTTATCTATTTTACCGTTGTGTTCTTCAAGATAATTTATCACGTAATCTCTTATCAACTTTATTTCTTTAACATTTTTTACAATATCCGTAAGTAACATATCCGAAACTCCGCTTTGCCTTGTCCCGAGCATTTCTCCTGAATTTCTCAATTTCAAATCTTCTTCGGCTATTTTAAATCCGTCAGTAGTTTTTTCCATAATTCCGAGTCTTCTCATTGATAACTCATTATCAGTTTCCGACTCCAAAAAACAGTAAGACTGATGTCCACCCCTTCCTACTCTTCCT encodes the following:
- a CDS encoding DMT family transporter; protein product: MKRHNADMGLLLVGVLWGLGFVFVKIGLNEGIDPFYLLTIRFLGGFSILYIIFGRKMKKITLYDLKAGIIIGMFQFFGYTLQTYGMTMTTASNNAFFTAINVVIVPYFFWFIYKERPDRSTFLASVLCILGVGIMSFDNNMNLTSLNKGDILTIICAVFFAAQVASTGYYSERIYTLNLVFIQMIVGGVLFLLNLLFISGMKEIKPLHGMSLIAILYLTIFSTAIPFLLQTYFQKWTTSTRASIVLTTESLFAPLFAFFLLGEVLTLKVITGAGLIMLSVLVSEIKFNKNELKKE